In the genome of Porphyrobacter sp. ULC335, one region contains:
- a CDS encoding molybdopterin-dependent oxidoreductase: MVDLPRRSLLAGMAALGATACSKINDSETAKTLFDAAEDGHRTIHRALAGKQGLAPEYSRAERSPTFRGNGSVTVADPAYQEQLAKGFSDWKLEVRGLVDKPLSLTLADVRALPQRTQITRHDCVEGWSAIGEWQGPQLAALLDAAKVREGANFIVFRCADVLYGRDYYESIDMVDAYHPQTIIAHTLNGEPLPEKNGAPLRMRIERQLGYKQAKYVKAIEAVASFDEIGQGKGGFWEDVAGYQWYAGI; the protein is encoded by the coding sequence ATGGTTGACCTGCCGCGCCGTTCGTTGCTGGCCGGGATGGCTGCCCTTGGCGCCACCGCCTGTTCGAAGATCAACGACAGCGAAACCGCCAAGACCCTGTTCGACGCGGCAGAGGACGGACATCGCACCATCCACCGCGCACTGGCCGGCAAGCAGGGGCTCGCGCCCGAATACTCCCGCGCCGAACGGTCCCCGACCTTCCGCGGCAATGGATCGGTGACGGTCGCCGATCCGGCCTATCAGGAACAGCTCGCCAAGGGCTTTTCTGATTGGAAACTGGAGGTGCGCGGGCTGGTCGACAAGCCGCTGAGCCTCACGCTGGCCGACGTCCGCGCTCTGCCGCAGCGCACCCAGATCACCCGCCACGATTGCGTGGAGGGATGGAGCGCCATCGGCGAATGGCAGGGGCCGCAGCTTGCTGCGCTGCTTGATGCCGCCAAGGTGCGCGAGGGCGCGAATTTCATCGTCTTCCGCTGCGCCGACGTGCTCTACGGTCGCGACTATTACGAGAGCATCGACATGGTCGACGCCTATCACCCGCAGACGATCATCGCCCACACGCTGAATGGCGAACCCTTGCCCGAAAAGAACGGCGCACCGCTGCGGATGCGGATCGAGCGGCAACTGGGCTACAAGCAGGCGAAATATGTGAAAGCGATCGAGGCCGTCGCCAGTTTCGACGAGATCGGCCAGGGCAAGGGCGGGTTCTGGGAGGACGTCGCCGGTTACCAGTGGTACGCCGGTATCTAG
- a CDS encoding MOSC domain-containing protein, with translation MNRWTIEAVCTGTARPFNGAELSAIAKRPREGRVQVLEEGLAPDEQADRRVHGGPEMALHLYPMDHHDWWRGEIGDHPALAEPGGFGSNLAVTGLTEEHVHIGDRFRLGPRDRGALIEVSQPRQPCWKIEHRFGHKGMVARIITSGRSGWYFRVLETGEVAAGDSLERVAIGASDWSVARVFRALVAGKATAAELAELAALAPLTPRLREKAAAKRI, from the coding sequence ATGAACCGCTGGACTATCGAGGCCGTCTGCACCGGCACCGCCCGCCCCTTCAACGGCGCCGAACTCAGCGCCATTGCCAAGCGCCCCCGCGAAGGGCGTGTGCAGGTGCTCGAAGAAGGCCTCGCGCCCGACGAACAGGCCGACCGGCGCGTGCATGGCGGGCCGGAGATGGCGCTGCATCTCTACCCGATGGATCACCATGACTGGTGGCGAGGGGAAATCGGCGATCATCCCGCACTCGCCGAACCCGGCGGCTTCGGATCGAACCTCGCGGTCACCGGCCTCACCGAAGAGCACGTGCATATCGGTGACCGCTTCCGCCTGGGCCCAAGGGACAGGGGGGCGCTGATCGAGGTCAGCCAGCCGCGCCAGCCCTGCTGGAAGATCGAGCACCGCTTCGGCCACAAGGGCATGGTTGCGCGGATCATCACGAGCGGGCGTTCTGGATGGTACTTCCGCGTGCTCGAAACAGGCGAAGTGGCGGCCGGAGACTCGCTTGAGCGTGTCGCGATCGGTGCCAGCGACTGGAGCGTCGCGCGGGTGTTTCGGGCACTGGTTGCGGGCAAGGCAACCGCGGCGGAACTCGCCGAACTTGCCGCACTCGCGCCCCTCACCCCGCGCCTGCGAGAAAAGGCCGCAGCCAAACGTATCTGA
- a CDS encoding winged helix-turn-helix domain-containing protein, producing the protein MAYLILEQARIPLAPREIIRRAYLQEIIPPHLHGKTQHKTLTARLSVNILEHRENSEFFRPWPGRFFLSKYIEDESIPQEYRTPIVAKRRARQLKKEYSAYLPKKIVDSHTAQRLDRRIFAELIRSGTMRYSSIGSIPDGDYQVWNFAFVKKDLKLLKYRLGNYRKSHLGDGERNNTIGFISPLSQLDRSLFDTKFHGTLGASITNVLVDLDLHHTRYLAEIEARSRFLGAAIVESEESQAILAVCEIRLPTGCPVMTRKLSMNDLAWVDQSSLRRDSNDLEPWSESVVRHFV; encoded by the coding sequence TTGGCTTATCTCATCTTGGAGCAAGCTCGGATACCACTCGCGCCCCGCGAGATCATCCGAAGGGCATATCTACAAGAAATTATCCCGCCGCATTTGCATGGCAAAACTCAACATAAAACCCTCACGGCCCGACTGAGTGTGAATATTCTTGAGCATCGGGAAAATTCAGAGTTCTTTCGTCCGTGGCCAGGTAGATTTTTTCTTTCGAAATACATTGAAGACGAGTCAATTCCGCAGGAATACCGCACGCCGATCGTTGCAAAGCGCAGAGCAAGGCAGCTAAAAAAAGAGTATTCCGCCTACTTGCCGAAAAAAATCGTCGATAGCCACACCGCTCAAAGGTTGGATCGACGGATTTTCGCGGAATTAATTCGGTCTGGCACCATGCGTTATTCGTCAATTGGGTCAATACCAGACGGAGATTATCAAGTATGGAATTTCGCTTTTGTTAAGAAGGATTTGAAATTACTAAAGTACAGGCTTGGAAATTATAGAAAATCGCACCTAGGTGACGGAGAGCGCAATAATACTATTGGTTTCATATCACCTCTATCGCAACTGGACAGGTCGCTTTTCGATACAAAATTTCACGGTACTTTAGGTGCTTCCATAACCAACGTACTTGTTGACCTCGATTTACATCATACTCGATATCTTGCTGAGATTGAGGCGCGATCGAGGTTTCTTGGTGCGGCCATCGTCGAGTCGGAGGAATCTCAAGCAATTTTGGCAGTTTGTGAGATAAGGCTGCCGACAGGTTGCCCTGTCATGACTCGAAAACTGTCGATGAATGATTTAGCTTGGGTTGATCAGTCATCACTACGGCGAGATTCGAACGACTTAGAGCCTTGGTCGGAAAGTGTCGTTCGTCACTTTGTGTAG
- a CDS encoding DUF1801 domain-containing protein — protein sequence MTNAQTTITSHAVEAFLQTVEPPAKRDEGRVLDAMFRRVTGQTPRMWGPSIIGYGEYRTTYDSGREVHTMRTGFSPKKAKHSLYLQGGYSDPSTAAARDEALARLGKHSTGKSCLYVNKLADIDLSVLEEIIAADWQTMQRLFPEG from the coding sequence ATGACGAATGCACAAACCACAATCACCAGCCATGCGGTTGAAGCGTTTCTCCAGACGGTTGAACCGCCTGCCAAGCGGGACGAAGGGCGGGTGCTCGATGCGATGTTCCGCCGTGTGACCGGCCAGACGCCGCGGATGTGGGGGCCCAGCATCATCGGTTACGGAGAATACCGCACCACCTATGACAGCGGCCGCGAAGTGCACACGATGCGCACAGGCTTCAGCCCCAAGAAGGCCAAGCATTCGCTGTATCTGCAAGGCGGGTATTCCGACCCTAGCACCGCCGCTGCCCGGGACGAGGCATTGGCGCGGCTGGGCAAGCATTCGACCGGCAAGAGCTGTCTCTATGTCAACAAGCTCGCCGACATAGATTTGTCCGTGCTGGAAGAGATCATCGCCGCCGATTGGCAGACCATGCAGCGATTGTTTCCGGAGGGCTAG
- a CDS encoding septal ring lytic transglycosylase RlpA family protein, translating into MRRENRIHGLGARSFANRSLPALTVACLIGLAPLGASSAAAPDAPASGIDPATSAAVIELVPVQPTVEVTAPAPAIEQPAPSAPQEVVVGRGSASYYAAKFHGRRTASGERFDNGEMTAAHRTLPFGSLVRVTNPANGRSVVVRINDRGPFTRGRLIDVSRAAAEELGMVSRGHADVELALIAD; encoded by the coding sequence ATGCGGAGGGAAAATCGCATACATGGCCTCGGTGCCCGCAGCTTCGCCAACCGGAGCCTGCCAGCACTGACGGTAGCCTGCCTGATCGGCCTTGCCCCGCTCGGCGCTTCGTCCGCCGCTGCGCCTGACGCGCCTGCTAGCGGTATCGACCCCGCCACCAGCGCCGCCGTGATCGAGCTGGTGCCGGTGCAGCCCACCGTCGAAGTCACCGCCCCCGCCCCCGCCATCGAGCAGCCCGCGCCCTCTGCCCCGCAGGAAGTCGTCGTCGGCCGCGGCAGCGCCTCCTATTACGCCGCCAAGTTCCATGGTCGCCGCACCGCCAGTGGCGAGCGGTTCGACAATGGCGAGATGACCGCCGCGCATCGCACCCTGCCCTTCGGCAGCCTTGTGCGCGTCACCAATCCCGCGAATGGCCGCAGCGTTGTTGTCCGCATCAATGATCGCGGACCCTTCACCCGTGGCCGCCTGATCGATGTCAGCCGCGCCGCTGCCGAGGAACTGGGGATGGTCTCTCGCGGCCATGCCGATGTTGAACTGGCGCTGATCGCGGATTGA
- a CDS encoding SDR family oxidoreductase: MNRPAVLVTGGATRIGAAIVRRFAAAGWHVVIHYRSSAAAADALAAQLPSAETLCFDLADDDAAVAAVAGLAARCPEWRCLVNSASVFDYDGVTGLDPATNREAMQINALAPARLAQAFIAHTASTPGVRSVIHVTDMKIENTNPDFFSYTMSKHALAATIGMLAKGNPDSGVRVYGLAPGAVLASHDQREEETEISHRLNLLQRKTGADEIADAALFLSGGALASGQSLFIDSGQHLMDQPRDVIWLAREQAEGTPA, from the coding sequence ATGAATCGCCCCGCCGTTCTTGTGACCGGCGGGGCGACGCGTATCGGCGCCGCCATCGTCCGCCGCTTTGCCGCTGCCGGGTGGCATGTGGTGATCCATTACCGCAGCTCCGCCGCCGCAGCCGATGCGCTCGCCGCGCAGCTGCCTTCCGCCGAGACGCTGTGTTTCGATCTTGCCGATGACGACGCTGCGGTCGCCGCCGTTGCCGGGCTGGCGGCGCGGTGTCCCGAGTGGCGCTGCCTCGTCAATTCGGCGTCGGTTTTTGATTATGACGGTGTAACCGGACTCGATCCGGCGACGAACCGGGAGGCGATGCAGATCAACGCGCTCGCCCCGGCCCGCTTGGCACAGGCCTTCATCGCCCACACGGCGAGCACTCCCGGCGTGCGCAGCGTGATCCATGTCACCGACATGAAAATCGAAAACACCAACCCCGATTTCTTCAGTTACACCATGTCCAAACACGCGCTGGCAGCCACCATCGGCATGCTGGCCAAGGGCAATCCGGACAGCGGCGTCAGGGTCTATGGCCTCGCGCCCGGGGCCGTGCTGGCAAGCCATGACCAGCGCGAGGAGGAGACCGAGATTTCGCACCGCCTCAACCTGCTCCAGCGCAAGACCGGCGCTGACGAGATTGCCGATGCGGCGCTGTTCCTATCCGGCGGCGCGCTGGCGAGCGGGCAGAGCCTGTTCATCGACAGCGGCCAGCACCTGATGGATCAACCGCGCGACGTCATCTGGCTCGCCCGCGAGCAGGCCGAGGGAACCCCCGCATGA
- a CDS encoding argininosuccinate synthase, whose amino-acid sequence MSDIKKVVLAYSGGLDTSVIAKWLSVERGLEVVTFTADLGQGEEIEPARAKAKAMGIPDEHIFIEDLREEFVRDFVFPMMRANARYEGDYLLGTSIARPLISKRLVEIAHQTGADFIAHGATGKGNDQVRFELSAYALDPDIKVIAPWREWDLTSRTALIAWAEQHQIQVPKDKRGDSPFSTDANLLHTSSEGKVLEDPWEETPDYVYSRTVNPEDAPDTPEYITVDFEKGDGVALNDEAMSPATLLAALNDLGRKHGIGRLDLVENRFVGMKSRGMYETPGGEIYARAHRGIEQITLDRGAAHLKDELMPRYAELIYNGFWFSPEREMLQAAIDHSQDKVTGTVRLKLYKGLASVVGRKSPYSLYSEAHVTFEDDAGAYDQKDAEGFIKLNGLRLRLLSRRNRDA is encoded by the coding sequence ATGTCCGACATCAAGAAAGTCGTCCTCGCCTATTCGGGCGGTCTCGATACCAGCGTCATCGCTAAGTGGCTGAGCGTGGAGCGCGGGCTGGAGGTCGTGACCTTCACTGCCGATCTGGGACAGGGCGAAGAGATCGAACCCGCGCGCGCCAAGGCGAAGGCGATGGGCATCCCTGACGAACACATCTTCATCGAAGACCTGCGTGAGGAATTCGTCCGCGACTTCGTCTTCCCGATGATGCGCGCCAACGCCCGGTATGAAGGCGATTACCTGCTCGGCACCTCGATCGCGCGGCCGCTGATCTCGAAGCGTCTGGTCGAGATCGCGCACCAGACCGGCGCGGATTTCATCGCCCATGGCGCGACCGGCAAAGGCAATGATCAGGTGCGCTTCGAACTCAGTGCCTATGCGCTCGATCCCGATATCAAGGTGATTGCGCCGTGGCGCGAATGGGATCTGACCAGCCGCACCGCGCTGATCGCATGGGCTGAACAGCACCAGATCCAGGTTCCCAAGGACAAGCGCGGCGACAGCCCGTTCTCGACCGACGCGAACCTGCTGCACACCTCGTCCGAGGGCAAGGTGCTGGAAGACCCGTGGGAAGAGACCCCCGACTACGTCTATTCGCGCACGGTCAATCCCGAGGATGCACCGGATACGCCCGAATACATCACCGTCGATTTCGAGAAGGGCGACGGCGTGGCGCTGAATGACGAGGCCATGTCGCCTGCCACGCTGCTGGCCGCGCTGAACGATCTTGGCCGCAAGCACGGCATCGGCCGTCTCGATCTGGTCGAGAACCGCTTCGTCGGCATGAAGAGCCGCGGGATGTATGAGACTCCCGGCGGCGAGATTTATGCCCGCGCGCATCGCGGCATCGAGCAGATCACGCTGGATCGCGGCGCGGCCCATCTCAAGGACGAGCTGATGCCGCGCTATGCGGAGCTGATCTACAACGGCTTCTGGTTCTCGCCGGAACGCGAGATGCTGCAGGCGGCGATCGACCACAGCCAGGACAAGGTCACCGGCACGGTGCGCCTGAAGCTCTACAAGGGGCTGGCGAGCGTGGTGGGCCGCAAGTCGCCCTACTCGCTCTATTCGGAGGCCCATGTGACCTTCGAAGATGACGCCGGGGCCTACGACCAGAAGGACGCGGAAGGCTTCATCAAGCTCAACGGCCTGCGCCTGCGTCTGCTCTCCCGCCGCAATCGCGACGCCTGA
- a CDS encoding glycine zipper 2TM domain-containing protein → MKKIALILAAGAMTLPMAAPVQADPPRHAPAWGKRAKDRIYDDRGRYHEPRRLDRGDRIWRDGDRYYCRRDNGTTGLVIGAGVGALLGRTIDTRGDRTVGTLLGAIGGGLLGREIDRGELRCR, encoded by the coding sequence ATGAAGAAGATCGCTCTCATCCTTGCCGCCGGAGCCATGACGCTCCCGATGGCCGCGCCCGTGCAGGCCGATCCGCCGCGCCATGCGCCAGCCTGGGGCAAACGCGCCAAGGATCGCATCTATGACGACCGCGGCCGCTATCACGAGCCGCGCCGTCTCGACCGCGGCGACCGGATCTGGCGCGATGGCGACCGCTACTACTGCCGCCGCGATAACGGCACGACCGGTCTGGTGATCGGCGCGGGCGTGGGCGCGCTGCTCGGCCGCACCATCGACACGCGCGGTGATCGCACCGTCGGCACCCTGCTGGGCGCAATCGGTGGCGGCCTGCTGGGCCGCGAGATCGACCGGGGCGAGCTGCGTTGCCGCTGA
- a CDS encoding lipase family protein: MIDAAICAYSIVGKEYQPIFFFNESVRWVDGPQVISGGEERIDAGLIGETDDGWVVLSLRGTLSTFDGIKSFLAFFEDWRQDDETLQVPFDPPGSGGFGNVHQGFLDAVMALWPCIKHDLITRDWSKLEGLRITGHSKGAAMSFLCAVLVHYSKSSLPKGGPKQIEVHAFAAPLAGDPVFAQRYDDIHLEEHTFRYQRESDLVPFLPAYTTFDVLHKWPFELEHPKIDAVRLILEFTHRGYKLVGGLEFYPDHTAVLQWPAPLGGDTGQDAAETAILRVIHAGAVGQIADAHSAINSYWPSIFAHEMPALPAQKLAEAVHAAQVAHVRALAAGD, encoded by the coding sequence ATGATCGACGCGGCGATCTGTGCGTATTCGATTGTTGGAAAAGAATATCAGCCCATCTTCTTCTTCAACGAATCAGTGAGATGGGTCGATGGTCCGCAGGTAATCAGCGGCGGCGAGGAAAGGATCGACGCGGGACTTATCGGCGAAACCGATGATGGCTGGGTGGTGCTATCGTTGCGCGGGACGCTCAGCACCTTCGATGGCATCAAGTCATTCCTCGCATTTTTCGAAGACTGGCGGCAGGATGACGAGACGCTCCAAGTGCCGTTCGACCCGCCAGGCAGTGGCGGTTTCGGCAATGTCCATCAGGGTTTTCTTGATGCGGTGATGGCGCTGTGGCCCTGCATCAAGCATGATCTGATCACCCGCGATTGGAGCAAGCTTGAGGGCCTGCGTATTACCGGCCACTCGAAGGGTGCGGCCATGAGCTTCCTGTGCGCAGTGCTCGTGCATTATAGCAAGTCGTCTTTGCCGAAAGGCGGGCCGAAGCAGATCGAAGTTCATGCCTTTGCTGCGCCTCTGGCCGGAGATCCGGTTTTCGCCCAAAGATACGACGATATTCACCTTGAAGAGCATACCTTCCGCTATCAGCGGGAGAGCGACCTCGTACCCTTCCTGCCAGCCTACACGACATTCGACGTGCTCCATAAGTGGCCCTTTGAACTTGAACACCCGAAGATTGACGCGGTGCGGCTCATTCTTGAGTTCACTCACCGGGGATACAAGCTCGTCGGCGGGCTCGAATTCTACCCCGATCACACCGCTGTTTTGCAATGGCCGGCACCGCTCGGTGGAGACACGGGTCAGGACGCGGCGGAGACGGCCATACTGCGAGTGATCCACGCAGGAGCTGTCGGCCAGATCGCGGATGCCCATTCTGCCATCAATTCCTACTGGCCGTCGATCTTCGCGCACGAAATGCCCGCGCTGCCAGCGCAGAAGCTGGCCGAAGCGGTGCACGCCGCTCAGGTTGCCCATGTGCGGGCCCTCGCGGCTGGGGATTAG
- a CDS encoding cytochrome b/b6 domain-containing protein, which yields MTKHALSTRLWHWVNAAAIIVLFMSGLNISNAHRYLYWGDYGFDPKDAWLSVIKFPGWATIPQNYNLALARDWHITAAWPFGVGLLFIWIAMLMNGHFRRDLTTTPRDWTLGAVLASVRAHSGGGAAHRYNPVQRILYGMVFGVLLPLMLFTGLAISPGFQAAAPWLLDVLGGRQSARSLHFIASWAIFGFFVIHILLAITDWRLILEMFTGGRRADSAEPAPIPSEDGATAHG from the coding sequence ATGACAAAGCACGCGCTGTCGACCCGTCTGTGGCACTGGGTGAACGCAGCGGCGATCATCGTGCTGTTCATGAGCGGGCTGAACATCTCGAACGCCCACCGCTACCTCTACTGGGGCGATTACGGCTTCGATCCCAAGGACGCGTGGCTTTCAGTCATCAAATTTCCGGGGTGGGCGACCATCCCGCAGAATTACAACCTCGCCCTTGCGCGCGATTGGCACATCACGGCGGCCTGGCCGTTTGGCGTGGGCCTGCTCTTCATCTGGATCGCGATGCTGATGAACGGCCATTTCCGCCGCGACCTCACCACCACGCCGCGCGACTGGACGCTCGGCGCGGTTCTCGCCTCGGTCAGGGCGCATTCGGGCGGCGGGGCGGCGCATCGCTACAACCCGGTGCAGCGCATTCTTTACGGCATGGTGTTCGGCGTGCTGCTGCCGCTCATGCTGTTCACCGGGCTTGCGATCAGTCCCGGCTTTCAGGCTGCCGCGCCGTGGCTTCTCGACGTGCTGGGCGGACGCCAGAGCGCGCGATCGCTGCACTTCATTGCCTCCTGGGCGATCTTCGGCTTTTTCGTGATCCACATCCTGCTGGCGATCACCGATTGGCGGCTGATCCTCGAGATGTTTACCGGCGGCAGGCGCGCGGACAGCGCCGAGCCTGCCCCCATCCCTTCCGAAGACGGAGCGACCGCCCATGGTTGA
- a CDS encoding SAM-dependent methyltransferase has protein sequence MSKPLLDRFLSRAVKQGRLGIVFADGSSSTYGAAAPGFPEIVLRFTDDRVARDIVMDPRLGAAEAFIDGRLLIVEGDVMGLVSLLRANNPWDKGGDIGPPSRVKRLINRASFAAEQINNRVGSKKNVAHHYDIGNDLYALMLDAEHWQYSCAYWPDGVTTLADAQGAKLAHIAKKLALTPGQDVLDIGCGWGGMAIHLAKHHNVRVTGITLSEEQADLARQRVRDAGVADKVTILLEDYRDTAASGRRFDRIVSVGMFEHVGRAQFETFFQCCATMLADDGVMLLHTIGRFGGPGTTDAFTRKYVFPGGYIPALSETLAASEKFRLIAADVETLRLHYARTIRAWYANCMAHREAIIGLYDERFFRMWTFYLAGAATVFENGGMCNYQIQYVRSRHALPITRDYLIGSSGGSPVDPGRLRGR, from the coding sequence ATGAGCAAGCCTCTCCTCGACCGGTTTCTTTCCCGCGCCGTCAAACAAGGCCGCCTAGGCATCGTCTTTGCCGATGGCAGCAGCAGCACCTATGGCGCCGCTGCCCCCGGATTTCCCGAGATCGTGTTGCGGTTCACCGATGACCGGGTGGCGCGCGATATTGTCATGGACCCACGGCTGGGCGCGGCAGAGGCCTTTATCGATGGACGCCTGCTGATCGTCGAGGGCGATGTGATGGGCCTCGTCAGCCTGCTGCGCGCCAACAACCCTTGGGACAAGGGCGGCGATATCGGCCCGCCGAGCCGGGTGAAGCGCCTGATCAACCGCGCAAGCTTCGCCGCCGAACAGATCAACAACCGCGTGGGTTCAAAGAAGAACGTCGCCCACCATTACGATATCGGCAATGATCTCTACGCGCTGATGCTGGATGCGGAGCATTGGCAGTATTCCTGCGCCTATTGGCCGGACGGGGTGACAACGCTAGCCGACGCGCAGGGGGCAAAGCTGGCGCATATTGCGAAGAAGCTGGCCCTTACCCCCGGGCAGGACGTGCTCGATATCGGCTGCGGTTGGGGCGGGATGGCGATCCATCTGGCCAAACACCATAATGTGCGGGTGACCGGCATTACCCTGTCGGAAGAACAGGCCGATCTCGCCCGCCAGCGGGTGCGCGATGCGGGCGTTGCGGACAAGGTGACGATCCTGCTCGAGGATTACCGCGACACCGCCGCATCAGGTCGCCGCTTTGACCGGATCGTGTCGGTCGGCATGTTCGAACATGTCGGCCGCGCGCAGTTCGAGACGTTCTTCCAGTGCTGCGCGACGATGCTGGCGGATGACGGGGTGATGCTGCTCCACACCATCGGGCGCTTCGGCGGGCCGGGAACCACCGACGCCTTCACCCGGAAATATGTCTTCCCCGGCGGCTACATCCCCGCCCTGTCCGAAACGCTCGCCGCGAGCGAGAAATTCCGTCTGATCGCTGCGGATGTCGAAACGCTGCGGCTGCATTACGCCCGCACGATCCGCGCCTGGTATGCCAACTGCATGGCGCATCGCGAGGCCATCATCGGGCTGTATGACGAGCGGTTCTTCCGGATGTGGACCTTCTACCTCGCCGGCGCGGCCACCGTCTTCGAGAACGGGGGGATGTGCAATTATCAGATCCAGTACGTCCGCAGCCGCCACGCCCTGCCGATCACGCGGGATTATCTGATCGGCAGTTCGGGCGGCTCTCCGGTTGATCCGGGGCGGTTGCGCGGGCGGTAA
- a CDS encoding glycine zipper 2TM domain-containing protein: MKHLALIAAAGSMAAFAAPAQAAELPAAPAPIFASFNDGAAPFTSVVAFDDDDDWRDRRDRRRYRDRDRDWDDRRHEGRRGDYWRDNDGRWRCRRADGTTGLLVGAGVGALLGRTVDTRGDRTVGTLLGAIGGGLLGREIDRGGARCR; encoded by the coding sequence ATGAAACACCTTGCCCTGATCGCCGCCGCTGGTTCCATGGCCGCCTTTGCCGCTCCGGCGCAGGCCGCTGAACTGCCGGCCGCCCCCGCCCCCATTTTCGCGAGCTTCAACGATGGTGCCGCGCCCTTCACCTCGGTCGTCGCCTTTGACGATGACGACGACTGGCGCGACCGCCGCGACCGTCGCCGCTATCGCGACCGTGACCGCGATTGGGACGACCGCCGTCATGAAGGCCGCCGCGGCGATTACTGGCGCGACAATGATGGCCGCTGGCGCTGCCGTCGTGCCGACGGAACCACCGGCCTGCTGGTCGGCGCGGGCGTCGGCGCATTGCTCGGCCGGACCGTAGATACCCGCGGTGACCGCACTGTCGGCACCCTGCTCGGCGCGATTGGTGGCGGTCTGCTCGGCCGCGAAATCGACCGGGGCGGCGCACGCTGCCGCTAA
- a CDS encoding acyltransferase family protein, which translates to MLTMWSKARELAELTPPERNRWVDFLRAVSIMAVVIGHWLMAGLYVDASGQLLRGDLLSVAEWTHWLTWGFQVMPVFFLVGGYANQVSWEATTRKAAADRQGVYRDWLASRVQRLITPTFPVLLVWAALAVVMTQVGLPREQIRMATEAALIPVWFLAVYLLVTAFTPIAQRAWQRFGWGSFAIFVPLAMLTDWLTFTAKVPWVNFTNFLWVFVALHQLGFAWRAGKFERPLFAWGWFAVSLAILVSITVYGFYPVSMVSAPGGFSNSLPPTLALFALGSMQVGFVLALEPAGRRMLDKAAIWTATVLMNGMIMTVFLWHLTAFVLVMTADWLVLGGLGLEPIPGTGEWWVTRPLWIAIYILALLPMIAIFARHERSFGPIRGGRTVPRLRAVLGVLAICAGLGATAGLTIASPEGVSGVRWWVIALPLVGAALMGFGPVYRPRNRPGSTGEPPELPIR; encoded by the coding sequence ATGCTGACAATGTGGAGCAAGGCGCGCGAGCTGGCGGAACTGACCCCGCCCGAGCGTAATCGCTGGGTCGATTTCCTGCGTGCGGTGTCGATCATGGCGGTGGTGATCGGCCACTGGCTGATGGCGGGGCTGTATGTCGATGCGTCCGGGCAGCTGCTGCGCGGCGATCTGCTGTCGGTTGCCGAGTGGACGCATTGGCTGACCTGGGGTTTCCAGGTGATGCCGGTGTTCTTCCTTGTCGGCGGCTATGCCAATCAGGTGAGCTGGGAGGCGACCACGCGCAAGGCGGCGGCCGACAGGCAAGGCGTTTACCGCGACTGGCTGGCGAGCCGGGTGCAGCGCCTGATCACGCCCACTTTCCCGGTGCTGCTGGTGTGGGCTGCGCTCGCCGTGGTGATGACGCAGGTCGGCTTGCCGCGCGAACAGATCCGCATGGCGACAGAGGCGGCGCTGATCCCGGTGTGGTTCCTTGCGGTCTATCTGCTGGTGACGGCCTTCACCCCAATCGCGCAGCGCGCATGGCAACGGTTTGGCTGGGGGAGCTTTGCGATCTTCGTGCCGCTCGCCATGCTGACCGATTGGCTGACCTTCACGGCGAAGGTGCCATGGGTGAACTTCACCAATTTCCTCTGGGTGTTTGTCGCGCTCCACCAGCTGGGTTTCGCCTGGAGGGCGGGGAAGTTTGAACGCCCGCTATTCGCATGGGGCTGGTTCGCGGTGTCGCTGGCGATCCTCGTTTCGATCACGGTCTATGGCTTCTACCCGGTTTCGATGGTGTCCGCGCCCGGAGGCTTCTCCAACTCGCTCCCGCCGACGCTGGCGCTGTTCGCGCTGGGATCGATGCAGGTTGGCTTTGTGCTGGCGCTTGAGCCGGCGGGGCGGCGGATGCTGGATAAGGCCGCCATCTGGACCGCGACGGTGCTGATGAACGGCATGATCATGACCGTGTTCCTATGGCACCTTACCGCCTTCGTGCTGGTGATGACGGCGGACTGGCTGGTGCTGGGCGGGCTCGGCCTCGAACCCATTCCCGGCACGGGCGAGTGGTGGGTGACGCGGCCCTTGTGGATCGCGATCTATATCCTCGCGCTGCTGCCGATGATCGCGATCTTTGCGCGGCATGAGAGGAGCTTCGGCCCGATCCGTGGCGGGCGCACCGTGCCGCGCTTGCGCGCGGTGCTGGGCGTGCTGGCGATCTGCGCAGGGCTGGGGGCAACGGCGGGCCTGACGATTGCCAGCCCCGAGGGCGTTTCCGGTGTTCGCTGGTGGGTCATCGCCCTGCCGCTGGTGGGCGCGGCGCTGATGGGCTTCGGCCCTGTTTACCGCCCGCGCAACCGCCCCGGATCAACCGGAGAGCCGCCCGAACTGCCGATCAGATAA